The DNA window TGCATGCCCAAAGAATCGGGCAGGCCCCGCGGCGCCTGCTGCAGAATATCCCGGGGCTGAAGCTGCTGGAGTTGCGGTATCCGGACCAATGTTGCGGGAGCGCGGGGATTTACAACATCACTCACAGCGAATTGTCGACGCGGATCCTGGAGCGCAAGGTCGAGGACATCAAGCAGTGCGGGCCGGCCGTGGTGGCCACTGGCAACCCCGGGTGCATTCTTCAAATTGCTTATGGCCTGCGGATGGCGCACCTGCACCACATACAAGTGATGCACCCCATGGAGATCCTCGATCGCGCCTACGGATCAACGTCTGAGGGAAACGGTCGCAATACGGGCTGAACCACCAGGATCTCCTGTGGTAAGGTGTGACGGAGAGGCGCTGTTCTCATGGAAAAATCATACGGTAACCGCGTGCCGGCGGACAGAACCCAGGCTCCGCGATGAACCGTGTTGAACCGATTCGAACCGGTGTGGCCGGAGAGCAGGACAGTCCGATTGCGGTCAGAATGCGGGCCGATGTCCTGAAGGAGTTTCTCCGAGCCATCGGCCTTAAGAAAAGGGCCGTGTTGCTGGATATTGGCATTCCGACAGGAGCCAACGTCGAGTTTTTCTTCGGACGTGAGGTCAAGCTATTCGTGGAAGACCTGGTGGACGCTTACTCAAACCCCGAATACTCGACCTCATTCCACGATCAACGGACGCTGGTAGTGAGCAAGTTCTTCAGAGAGAACTTCAAATACCCTGTCGACTTCTTCGACGGACTGATTTGCTGGGATCTGCTGAGCTATCTGGATCCCGAATTCGCCTCCCTGTTTATCGCCAGGGTATCGGCCATGATGAAGTCGAAGAGCTTGATTTTCGCCCTCTTTCAGACCAGGCCGCCTGCCGGCTCCGACTGGATCCACCAATACCGCATCGTTACCGAAGCCCATTTGGAACGCACTCCCACCGATCGCGCCATGTCCATCCGGAAAATCTACCAGAACCGGGACGTGACTCAGTTGTTCGACGGCTACGAAACCCGCAGATTCCTGCTGATGAAGCACAACCTCCTGGCCGTCGTCATGCAAAAATACTGACCCCCCCTGCCGACCTGCTCTTCGTGATTCTTCGTATTCCTTGGTGGAAATCTTTTCCCGGTTTCCGACCCTTGGCGGATCCCTCCTGAGCCTGCTCCAGCTCCTTGGTGGCCCTTCGTTGTCCTTCATGTCCCTTCGTGGATATCTTTGTTGGAACCTTGTGGATATCACTCAATAGTTTCAATCAGGCTTCTCTGCAACCTTCAGGTAAGCCGAAATTCTCGGATCGTGATTCCGGCTTCCTCGAACAACCGAAAGGTCGCGTCGTTGAGAGGATAACCCTCATTGAAAACCACCTCCCTGACCCCGCTGTTGATGATCATCTTGGCGCACATCAAGCAGGGCGAAAGGGTGGAATAGAGGCATCCGTCCTTGACGCTGGTGCCGTGGTAGGCCGCCTGGGTGATGGCGTTTTCCTCGGCGTGGGAACACAGACACTCGTCCAGCCGGGTACCGCTGGCTGCCAGGCCGCTGCAGCGCGGACATCCCCCCTCGTTGCAGTTCCTTGTTCCGCGCGGGGTTCCGTTATAGCCGGTGGACACGATCCTGCGGTCTTTCACCACCACCGCGCCAACCTTCCGCTTGATGCAGTTGCTCCGCATGGAAGCCACCTGGGCAATCCTCATGAAATACTCGTCCCATGAGGGCCGCGGCGGGCCGGCCAGCCTCGGCCGTACCAGGTGGCTGAGCTTCTCCAAGGCTTCCCCTTCGGATTGGCCGAGGGGTAGCACCAGGTCGAAGGACACTACCGGCTCCACGGGTTCACCGACCCAAACCAGCACCATTCCCGCTTCCCGCAGGGACTTCCAATCGGAAGGCAATTGCCGTTCTCGAAAAACCAGGTGCTGCGACTGCTGCCGCGGCAGGGGCCGGGTGGACCGGCACGCACCGAACCCCTTCTCTTCCAAGTCATTCTGGAGGGCCAGGGTCAGTGGCGAATCTTCCCCGAACAACCCGATGATCATTCTGCAATCCTATGTTTCCGGATCAGCTCCAACTCCCGTCCTTGCACGGACCCCTCTTGGAGCGATTGCCCGCCTTGGCCGTTGCCGACCGGTCCAGATTACCATAAGATCCAGGCGTAGCAAGCGCGCCCCTGATCCGACCCGGCAGGAGAACAACCCATGAAAATTCTGGATCCATCCATCGTTCGCTACCTCCATTCCCTGACTCCTTCGAGGGACTCCGCCCTCCAGGAAATGGAACGTATCGCCGCCGAGAGGAGATTCCCCATCATCGGTCCCCTGGTAGGCCGCCTGCTTTGCCAACTTGCGCTGCTGACAGGTGCCCAACGCATCTTCGAGCTGGGATCCGGTTTTGGTTACTCGGCGATCTGGTTTGCAAGGGGCTTGCAACCGGGGGGTCGGATCATCTGTACCGACGGCTCCGGGGAAAACGCCGCCCTGGCCGCCCGCTTTTTCCAACAGGCCCGAATTGAAGGTCTGGTAGACTACCGAACCGGCGACGCCCTTTCCCTGCTGGCCGAAGAACCGGGATCCTTCGACATCATCCTGAACGACGTGGACAAGCACGAGTATCCCGAAGTATTCCGGCAGGCGGTCCCCCGATTGAAAAGGGGAGGCCTTCTGATTACCGACAACACCCTGTGGGGCGGACGGGTGGTCGAAGACGACGACACTCCCAGCACGGCGGGAATACGAGCCTTCAATCGACTGGCCTTTCAATCCCAAGACGTCCTGACCACCATCATTCCCCTCAGGGACGGGGTGGCACTGAGCATCAAGCGATGAAGATAGGACCCTACCGCATCGTTTCCCTGGAAACCGGCCGTTTCGGCCTCGACGGCGGCGCCATGTTCGGGGTTGTCCCCAAGACTCTCTGGAGCAGAACCAACCCCAGCGATGAGCGCAATCGGATCCCACTGGCCATGAGGGCCCTGTTGATTCTGGACGAAGAGCGCAAGATTCTGGTCGATGTGGGCTGCGGCCACAAGTTTTCCGACAAACTCAAGGAGATTTACCGCCTCGACCATAGCCGCTACACCCTGCCGGGCTCTCTGGCTGCCAACGGCATCGAGCCGGAAGACATCACCGATGTCATCCTGACCCACTTCC is part of the Acidobacteriota bacterium genome and encodes:
- a CDS encoding heterodisulfide reductase-related iron-sulfur binding cluster; translation: IQTFEQAGVSAVIVNAAGCGAKLKEYGNLLAHDPEFSSRARSFSQMVVDISEFLDGLPALSPPGRLELKIAYDDPCHLLHAQRIGQAPRRLLQNIPGLKLLELRYPDQCCGSAGIYNITHSELSTRILERKVEDIKQCGPAVVATGNPGCILQIAYGLRMAHLHHIQVMHPMEILDRAYGSTSEGNGRNTG
- a CDS encoding dCMP deaminase family protein, whose protein sequence is MAGPPRPSWDEYFMRIAQVASMRSNCIKRKVGAVVVKDRRIVSTGYNGTPRGTRNCNEGGCPRCSGLAASGTRLDECLCSHAEENAITQAAYHGTSVKDGCLYSTLSPCLMCAKMIINSGVREVVFNEGYPLNDATFRLFEEAGITIREFRLT
- a CDS encoding O-methyltransferase, with protein sequence MKILDPSIVRYLHSLTPSRDSALQEMERIAAERRFPIIGPLVGRLLCQLALLTGAQRIFELGSGFGYSAIWFARGLQPGGRIICTDGSGENAALAARFFQQARIEGLVDYRTGDALSLLAEEPGSFDIILNDVDKHEYPEVFRQAVPRLKRGGLLITDNTLWGGRVVEDDDTPSTAGIRAFNRLAFQSQDVLTTIIPLRDGVALSIKR